The Staphylococcus saprophyticus subsp. saprophyticus ATCC 15305 = NCTC 7292 genome contains the following window.
AATTCGGCGCATCCGCTTCATCAGAAAAATAATTAAATAAATCTTGAATATGACATTGCGCTAACTTTTCTAATCTGCAATATTGCCCTTCTAAAACTTTCACATTGGGTAAATGAGCTTGTTTAAACTCATTTTGTTCTTCACCAATGGGTTGCTTAAACTCATTATATCGCACATGAACACTCCTTTTTTCCCTAAAGCATAAACTAACGTTACTATACTAAAGTAAATCTTCCGCAGTCGTATTAAAAATTCAGCTAATATTTTAGCGTCATTTTGATTGAGTGTTAATTGTTGTTGTTCAATTTGCTTAATCATCTCTGGATTTAATACGATATCGTAAAAGGACGTAATTCTGTTTGACAACTCATTGATACTTAATCCAATTGCTTTTCTATTTCGAATTAAACTCATAGGCGTACTCCTTAGATTAGACATAAAAAGATATTGATCTCATTTCTCACTTAGTCGGTTGCTTTTCTTAATCGTTATTGTCGTTCTCAATACGTACTCTAATCATTTATGCGTGACTCGTTACTCTTTAATATAACTTTAATTAATATTAAATGCAAAAAAATGTAGCAAATTATTTTTTATAAATTTTAATAAATATTAGTTAATTGTTAAGATTATATCCATAGCGCCATCACTATACTTCATATTTATATCTAACTTTTATGTTTTTTTGTCCAAAAAAAAGAACAAACTATTTTAATGGCTAATCATTTACCTAGCAAAACAATTTGTTCTTTTTTCTAATATTTTTATACAAAAGTCAGTATACATTAGCTTCGTTATATAACGTGCTCAATATTACATCATCATCTGCGGTGCGATATCTATTTTCAAAGATAATTTTTCTTTTAAATATTGATCATGATAATAATCGTCTAAATATTTTAATGCTTCGTGTAATGCAGGTTCTCGTTTATATTTCACTAATATTTGAAAGCGATATTCGTTATTGATTCTTGATAATGCGGCCGGAGATGGGCCAAGTACAAGTGCTTTGTCTGTTAAATGTTGCAGTAATATTTTATGAATATGCTTGGATGCTTCCATAACTTTTTTCATTTCTTTATGCGCAATAGTAAAATTAATTAAAAAGAAATACGGTGGGTACTTTCCAATTTTCCTATAATTCATTTCTTTTTGGAAAAAGGCTGTGTAATCATTTTCTTGGACATCTTTAATAGCATAATGATCTGGATTGTATGTTTGAATAAGCACCTGTCCTTCTTTTTCATGACGACCAGCTCGACCAGCAACTTGCGTTAACAATTGGTATGTTCGCTCACTTGCTCTAAAGTCTGGCAAATTCAACATTGTGTCAGCATTCAAAACACCTACTAACGTAATATTAGGAAAATCCAATCCTTTAGCAATCATTTGTGTCCCTAACAAGATATCCCCTTTTCCTGAACCAAAATCATTTAATAACTTTTCATGAGCACCTTTTCTAGAAGTAGTATCCACGTCCATCCGTATAATACGAGCCTCTTGAAACGCTTCTTGTAAAAGTTCTTCAACTCTCTGTGTGCCAGTACCCATTTGTCTAATATGCTCACTTTCACAATTAGGACATTGATTAGGTGGTACTTCTTGATGACCACAATAATGACATTTCAATTGATCTGTTGATTTGTGATAAGTCAATGAAATATCACAGTTCGGACACTGTGGAACATGCCCACAATCTCTACACAACATAAATGAAGCATAACCGCGTCGATTTAAAAAGAGTACAATTTGTTCCTGATTATCTAAGCGTTGTTGTATTGCATCTCGTAATTGATTAGAGAACATAGAGCGATTTCCAGAGTTCAATTCTTCTCTCATATCTACAATTTCTACCTCAGGTAAAGCTTGTTGATTAACTCTGTTAGGTAACGATAGTAACTCATATACACCCTTTTCAGCTCGTGCAAATGATTCTAAACTTGGTGTCGCGCTGCCTAATATTAAAGGACATTGATGATACTCACTACGCCATTGCGCGATATCTCTTGCATGATATCTGGGATAATCTTCTTGCTTATACGAAGATTCATGTTCTTCATCTATAATAATCATCCCTAAATTTTTAAATGGTGCAAAGACGCTTGAACGTGCACCTACGCTCACACGTGCTTTACCGTCTCTAATCTTTTGCCATTCATCATAGCGTTCACCTTTGGATAATCCAGAATGTAGTACAGCAACTTCGTCTCCAAATCTACGTTTAAATCTTAATACCATTTGTGGTGTTAAGGCAATTTCTGGAACTAACATCATTGCTTGTCTATTAAGATTTAGTACTTCTTCAATTGTTTGTAAATACACTTCTGTTTTGCCTGATCCTGTCACACCATGCAATAAATAGGTACATTGTTCATGAGCATGTATCTTTTCTGATATGGCTTCAAATGCACGTTGTTGGTCTGAAGTCAGATGTTGTTTCACATCTTGTTCAAAGACCCTAGTCTCAAATGGATCACGTTCAACGACAGCATCATATTTTTCAACAAAGCCCTTGCGAATTAATGTATCTACACTAGATTTTGAATAACCCATTGCTTCTATGTCTTTAAGTAAAACGATGCGATGTTGTTCATCTAATAAAAAGGCATATAATTCATATTGCTTCTTAGATTTTTCTAATGAATTTAGCACACTATCATAGTTAAATCCTTCAACAACACATATGGCACGTTGTTTTTTCTTATTTACATTTTGTGATAGTAAGGTTACTTCAGATACAATACCTTGTTTTAATAATGGCGCAATTTGTGTTAAATCATCATTTTGCTGTGCTGCTTTAAATGCATAGTGTCCTGATGAGTCAAATTTCCCTGCTAAAGTTTCAGGCAGTGCATTCGTATCTTCAATAGAAAAGACCTTGGTATATTTTGCTTTAATTGCACTTGGCAGCATAACTTCAAGCATTGAAATACGTTTTGTAACGAAGTAATTGTTATACCACTCAGTAAATTGAATTAATTCTTCAGTCAATTCGGGTTTTATATCTTGAATTTCTTGAATTTCTTTTAATTTTTTTATATCTATATTGCTATCAGGCTGGTCTGTTATCTTCATGACATAACCTTGAATTGTTCTTGGTCCAAATGGAACAATGACACGCATACCTATTTGAATCATTGATTGTAACCTTATAGGAATTATATAATCAAATGTAAAATCAACACTCTTAGAAGGTATATCAACAATTACTTTTGCTATCATTTTATTGCCACCTTGTTTCTAAACTATTCAATATATGCTCCGCTAATTCGACTTTTTTGTGTTTGCCTAAAGGTATAGCGTCTCCATTTTTATAATACATCGTATAATCATTGTCATCGGAACTAAAGCCAATCGTACGGTCTCCAACATTATTCGCAATAATCACATCTGCATTTTTATTATGCAATTTTTTTTGTGCATAAGCTTCAATATTTTGTGTTTCTGCTGCAAATCCAACTAAGTATTGTGATTCTTTATGTTCTCCTAAATATTTCAAAATATCTGGTGTACGTTTAAATTCTACAGATAAAGTACCATCTTGTTTTTTTAATTTATGGTCCAACATTTCTACTGGCGCATAATCTGACACGGCAGCAGCTTTAAAAACGATATCTTGTTTAGCAAAACGACTTCGAACCGCTTCGAACATTTCTTCTGCACTTTGTACGTGTACTACATCAACATGCTTCGGTGGTGTTAAATGTGTCGGTCCTGAAACTAAAGTAACTTCTGCACCTCGTTTAGCTAAAGATTCAGCAAGCACGTATCCAATCTTACCTGAAGATCGATTTGATAAAAAACGAACTGGATCTAATTCTTCTACAGTGGGTCCAGCAGTAATTAATACATGTTTACCAATAAAGCTACTTGATGCTGGCACAGCTTTTTGTTTTATGTCATTAAAGTATTGCTTTATGCGCTCTACAATTTGTAAAGGTTCTTCCATACGCCCCTTCGCTACATATCCACATGCTAAAAAACCTTCTCCAGGTTCTAAAAAATAGTAACCATCTGAACTTAAAGTCACTAAATTATGTTGTGTCCTCTTATTTTCATACATATGCACGTTCATTGCAGGTGCAATAAATTTAGGCGTTTCAGTTGCTAACAACGTTGACGTAACCATATCATCTGCAATGCCATTTGCTAATTTAGCAATTGTATTTGCAGTTGCTGGCGCTACGATAATTGCGTCTGCCCAATCACCCAGCGCAACATGTTGAATTTCTTGAGGATTTTGCTCTATAAATGTACTCGTATAAACGGGATTTCTCCCAATAGCTTGGAATGCTAGTGGGGTAACAAATTCCTGAGCATGATCAGTAAGCATGACTCTGACATCAAATCCAGCCTGCGTCAGTTTACTCGTTAAATCAATTGCTTTATATGCAGCTATACCACCTGTAACAGCAAGTAATATTCGTTTCATTATATAGTCATTCTCCTTCGATTGAATTAGATCAGACGTGGGTGACGTCTCTTATAATTGAAAATCAAAATGTATGTCCCTCATAATTAAATTAACTTTTCGATTACTGTTCATTATACACAATTTATTAGTTAAATAAAAAAAGCACACCTTGCGACTGCATGGTGTGCACTTGAAAGATATTCATTTAAAAACACATAGATGGCTATATAAAATTCAATATCTATGCTTTTTAATTAATACGTTTTTAAGAATAGTTCGTCTGGGAAAACTACACCGTCAGCAATTTCTTCTAAAGCTTTACCAACAGGTTTTTCTGAAATGTATTTTGTTAATAATGCACTTTCAGGTTTCTCGTCTATTTCACGCGCACGTTTTGCAGCTGTAGTTGCAATTAAATATTTTGAATTAATTTTTGATGTTAATTGGTTTAATGGTGGTTGTAACATTATTTTTTTGCCTCCAGTATCATTTTTCTATATTTTGCTTCTATACGTTCTCTCTTCAAATGTTCAGCTTCAACAATAGATTGAATACGTTGCTTAGCTAACTCAACTTCGTCATTAACTACAACATAATCATATAAATTCATCATTTCCACTTCTTTACGAGCTTCATGCACTCGGCTTTGAATTTTTTCACTGGATTCTGTACCACGACCTACTAAGCGCTCACGTAAATGATCTAAACTTGGTGGCGCAAGAAAAATAAACAATGCATCTGGGAACTTTTTACGTACCTGTTTTGCACCTTCTACTTCAATTTCTAAAAATACATCGTACCCACGATCCATAGTGTCTTTAACGTATTGCACAGGCGTCCCATAATAATTTCCTACGTACTCTGCATATTCTATAAATTGATCTTGTTTTATTAACTCTTCAAACTCTGATTTTGCTTTGAAGAAATAATCAACACCATCGACTTCACCCTGACGCTTATCACGTGTCGTCATCGAAATAGAATATTTATAAGATGTGGACGGGTCATCAAATATTTTCTTTCTAACTGTACCTTTCCCAACGCCAGAAGGTCCAGATAGTACAATCAACAAACCTTTCTCATTATCCATGACTTACTACCTCTCTAAACTATTCTTCTATTATTAAACTATGATACCACAATTTTCATTTAGTTGTATAGCGTCCAACAGCACAAACTTTGGTCATGACCATTTCTTTATGCCATGTTACAATATGATGAATGACTAAAAATAAGGTGGCTGATAGTAATGGCATATGATGGTTTATTTACAAGAAAAATGGTGGAATCGTTACAATTTCTTGTAGACGGAAGAATCCATAAAATAAATCAACCAGAAAACGACACGCTTCTTGTCGTTATTCGACAAAACCGAAAAAATCATCAGCTTCTACTTTCTATTCATCCTAGCTTTGCTAGAATGCATTTAACAAATAAAAAATATGATAATCCATTTGATCCACCCATGTTTGCACGCGTTTTCCGTAAACATATAGAAGGTGGTATCGTTAAAGCAGTAAGACAAATTGGGAATGATAGACGTGTAGAAATTGATGTTCAAAGCAAAGATGAAATTGGAGATACAATATATAGAACTATAATTTTAGAAATTATGGGTAAACACAGTAACTTAATATTAGTTGATGATCAGCGTAAAATCATTGAAGGCTTTAAGCATTTAACACCGAATACCAATCAATATCGCACAGTAATGCCTGGCTTTCAATATGAAACACCACCAACTCAAAATAAAATTAATCCTTTTGAAATAACTGGTAATAAAGTCATACAATATATCGATTTCAATAAGGGCAAAATTGCACGTCAACTTCTTGATCATTTCGAAGGCTTTAGTCCATTAATTACAAATGAAATTGTGAATCGCAAACGATTTATGACAAATGATACGTTACCAGAAGCATTTGATGAAGTCATCAATGAAATTAACCATACACCTACACCCGTTTTTCATAAAAATCACGAGACGGGTAAAGAAGATTTTTACTTTATGAAATTAAATCAATTTTATGATGATGTAACAGAATATGACTCATTACATGATTTATTAGACCGTTATTATGATGCACGTGGAGAGCGAGAGCGTGTAAAACAACGTGCAAATGATTTAGTGAAATTTGTACAACAACAATTGCATAAATTTCAAAATAAATTAAATAAATTGATTGATGAACAAGAAGGTACAAAAGAAAAAGAATTACAACAATTGTATGGGGAACTTATCACTGCTAACATTTATCGTATTAAACAAGGTGACAAATCGGTCACAGCCTTAAATTATTACACTGGTGAAGAAGTCACTATACCGCTTAACCCTACAAAGGCACCAGCAGTGAATGCACAAAATTATTACAAACAGTATAATAAATTAAAGACAAGAGAACATGAATTGCACCATCAAATCGATTTAACCAAAGAAAACATTAATTATTTTGAAAGTATAGAACAACAACTTGCTCATATTTCAGTCAATGATATTGATGACATTCGCGATGAATTAGCCGAGCAAGGGTATATGAAACAACGTAAACAGAGTAAGAAGAAAAAGAAACAAACTATGCAGTTACAAGAATACGTATCTACAGATGGAGATACAATCATGGTTGGTAAAAACAATAAACAAAATGATTATTTAACGAATAAATTAGCTAAGAAACATCAACTTTGGTTCCATACGAAAGATATTCCCGGATCACATGTCGTCATATTAAGTGATGATCCGAGTGAAGAAACAATTAAAGAAGCGGCCATGTTATCTGGTTACTTCTCAAAAGCAGGTAGTTCAGCTCAAATTCCAGTTGATTTTACTGAAATTAAACACGTGCATAAGCCTTCAGGTGCAAAACCAGGTTTTGTAACTTATGATAACCAAAAAACACTTTATGCAACACCCGATTATGATCACATTCAAAAAATGAAAGTAAAGTAAATACGATATAATATTACGGTTGTATCCTATAACAAACAAAAGCGGGACGATGAAATCAATTTTAGAAATGTTGATTTCATCGTCCCGCTTCTATATTAGTATTTAATTTTTCTCAGGTAAGGCTAATTGGAAATTAACACCAAACTTATCTTGAATCCATGCAAATTCTCTAAAAGGTGGCATTTCTGTTTTTGGCATTAAAATGGCGCCACCACTTTTCAGTTTACTAAATAATCTCTCCATTTCAATTGCGCTATCAACTGTCACGTATAATGACATTGCAGGGTTCATCTCAATATCTACCCCATTCATATTATCAATTGCCATAAATACTTGATCTTTTAATCTAAAAATGGCATGTTGAACAGCGCCTGTTGGTTCTTCATCACTTTCGCTATATCTTACCAACGCTAATATTTCAGCGTCCTCAAATGTATTAACATATAAATTAATAGCTTCTTCTGCATTGCCGTTAAACATCAGAAAAGTTGTTATCTTAGGTATTGCCATTATTCTACCTCCTAAACCTTTATACACTTTAGAATAAAGGATATACTATCAAAAATCGAATTTATGCATTTTATGTTCGTAAATTTCTAAATTTAAGATAAGTTAATAAATCCATTACCAAGTACGTCACGTACGTCATGAATCACTAAAAATGCATTTTCGTCTTCTTCATTTACTAACTTTTTAACTCTTGTTACTTGTGATTGTGGCACAACAACGTATAACATGCTTGTCTTATGTTTACCATAACCACCTTTACCGTTTAGTATCGTAGAGCCTCTACCTGTGAAGCTGTTGATTTTATCACTAATCGTTTCGTTTTTACTAGAAATGACTGTAACTGCCTTTTTGGGATTAAAACCTTCAATTATAAATGAGGTCGCACGCTCAGTAATGAAAATCATTATTATTGTAAATAGCACGTTCGTGAGTGGCAATACAAATAAAAATGATAGTACGACTAAACCATCTAATACAAAAATACCCTGTGCTGTTTTAATATCAAAATACTTATTAAGCATTTTTGCAATAACTGATGTACCACCTATAACACCACCGGATGCAATAACTAACCCAATGCCCACACCGACTAGTACACCACCAAACGTTGCATTAATTACAAAATTATCTACCCCTGTCTTCCAATGTTCAGTTAAATCTAAAAATATAGAAATGGAAGTATTGGCGACCACAGTATAAATCGCTGTTCTTGTGCTTAAAAATTTCCAGCCAACAATAATGACGAGGGTATTAATAATTAAAGATGAAAGTGCTGGTGACCAACCGAAAGCGTATTTAAGCGCTAATGACATGCCGACGGTGCCACCATCACCTAAATTTGACCCTAGTATAAAGCAATTGACTGCAATAGCACTAATAAAAGAACCAATAAGACAAATGATCATATCTTTTGTATTGTTTTTAAGTAACTGTCGAATTTTTTGCATACAAGTCCCCCTTACCAAAATATCAAAGCTTTAATATCTTATTTTTACAATTTATTTTAAAATAAGTATATAGATCTTAAATACATAGTTTATAAATCATTTGATACTTTAATTATCTTTTTTAGTAAACTAAGCATATCATATGAATATACTTATTAACTGTTATACTTAAACTAATAGCTTTTTCTTTTACCATTTTAACTTCTATAGTTAAAATGAAACTAAATTACATTGGAGGTAATGTTCATGTCTTTTTATATTATTCCTTTACTTATTGCAGCCCTTGTATTACTTGTAGGCTATATCATCATTAAAATAATGATTCGCTAATACACTATTAAAAAATTTATAACGTACGGGGCACCTATAATTGAAATCAACAATTCATGATAATCAATATAAATGTTGTTCCCTTTCTTATTTCAAATAGGGGCTAATCAAACTTATTTAATAAAATAAATTTGATTAGCCCCTACTTATTTGCCATGTTATTAACTTAAATCGTCTATTCGTTAAGCTTATTATTTAATATGCCCTTTTTGCTTTATAGTTGATTTAGATTTTTTATATATATTTTCTTCTGATTTTTGCTTTAACATTTCGTAATCAATATCTGATATGTTTTGGTCTCTATAATCTTCATTTTTATTCAAAAATTTATTCAAATGTGCGAAATGATTATAAGCTTCTTTCGGGTCTTTTGTCATAACATCCCCTCCACTTAGTATATTATGACAAGTTGTCTCTCCAATCAACTAAAGACCTAATATCATTATCAGAAATTTCTCCATTTTCTTTTGCAACATCAATTAATTCATTGTAATTGCTTAATGTATATAATGGCATTTGCGCTTGTTTGAATTGTTCATCTGCTTTTTTTAAACCGTAAGTAAAGATAGCTACGACACCAATAACATCTGCCCCCGCTTCTCTTAAAGCTTCGACTGCAGTAATTGATGAACCACCCGTTGAAATTAAATCTTCAATAACAACTACTTTTTTTCCTTTACTTAAAGCACCTTCAATTTGATTTTGTTTGCCATGACTCTTACTTTTAGAACGAACATAATTCATCGGTAAAGCTAATTTTTCAGAAACATACGCAGCATGGGGTATACCAGCTGTGGCAGTACCTGAAACTATTTCCACGTCTCCAAAATATGTTTCGATTAAGTCACACAGTCCATCTCTAATATGTTGACGTACTTCTGGATATCCAAGTGTTACACGATTATCACAATAAATTGGTGATTTTATACCAGAACTCCAAGTAAATGGATCATTCGGGGATAGTGATACTGCTTCAATTTCTAATAATGCTTTTGCAATTGCTTTAGCCATATTAACCTAACCAACTTTCTTTGATTTTATGATAACTTGCTACTGGGTTTTCACTTTTGGTGATTGGTCTTCCAACAACAATATGTGTTGAACCTAATTCTTTAGCATCTTCTGGTGTTGTAATACGTTTTTGGTCGTCTGAACTAGCATCTTTTGGTCTGATACCAGGTGTTACCTTTAAAAAGTCATTACCTAATTCATTTTTCACTAATTTTGCTTCTAGTGGTGAACATACGATGCCATCCAAACCTGATGATTGTGCTAAAGTTGCATAGTTCAAAACAGCCTCCTCAATTGAAGTTTGAATGTTTTGTTCCTTGTGCAACATCGTTTCAGTTGTTGACGTCAATTGAGTAACTGCAATTAATTTAATATCGGGGTTGTGTTTTTGCAAACCGTTCAAGGCTTGTTTCATCATTTCTGTACCACCTGCCGCATGCACATTCACAAGATCGATATTTAATTTGCTTAAGC
Protein-coding sequences here:
- the priA gene encoding primosomal protein N', with product MIAKVIVDIPSKSVDFTFDYIIPIRLQSMIQIGMRVIVPFGPRTIQGYVMKITDQPDSNIDIKKLKEIQEIQDIKPELTEELIQFTEWYNNYFVTKRISMLEVMLPSAIKAKYTKVFSIEDTNALPETLAGKFDSSGHYAFKAAQQNDDLTQIAPLLKQGIVSEVTLLSQNVNKKKQRAICVVEGFNYDSVLNSLEKSKKQYELYAFLLDEQHRIVLLKDIEAMGYSKSSVDTLIRKGFVEKYDAVVERDPFETRVFEQDVKQHLTSDQQRAFEAISEKIHAHEQCTYLLHGVTGSGKTEVYLQTIEEVLNLNRQAMMLVPEIALTPQMVLRFKRRFGDEVAVLHSGLSKGERYDEWQKIRDGKARVSVGARSSVFAPFKNLGMIIIDEEHESSYKQEDYPRYHARDIAQWRSEYHQCPLILGSATPSLESFARAEKGVYELLSLPNRVNQQALPEVEIVDMREELNSGNRSMFSNQLRDAIQQRLDNQEQIVLFLNRRGYASFMLCRDCGHVPQCPNCDISLTYHKSTDQLKCHYCGHQEVPPNQCPNCESEHIRQMGTGTQRVEELLQEAFQEARIIRMDVDTTSRKGAHEKLLNDFGSGKGDILLGTQMIAKGLDFPNITLVGVLNADTMLNLPDFRASERTYQLLTQVAGRAGRHEKEGQVLIQTYNPDHYAIKDVQENDYTAFFQKEMNYRKIGKYPPYFFLINFTIAHKEMKKVMEASKHIHKILLQHLTDKALVLGPSPAALSRINNEYRFQILVKYKREPALHEALKYLDDYYHDQYLKEKLSLKIDIAPQMMM
- the gmk gene encoding guanylate kinase, translated to MDNEKGLLIVLSGPSGVGKGTVRKKIFDDPSTSYKYSISMTTRDKRQGEVDGVDYFFKAKSEFEELIKQDQFIEYAEYVGNYYGTPVQYVKDTMDRGYDVFLEIEVEGAKQVRKKFPDALFIFLAPPSLDHLRERLVGRGTESSEKIQSRVHEARKEVEMMNLYDYVVVNDEVELAKQRIQSIVEAEHLKRERIEAKYRKMILEAKK
- a CDS encoding YitT family protein produces the protein MQKIRQLLKNNTKDMIICLIGSFISAIAVNCFILGSNLGDGGTVGMSLALKYAFGWSPALSSLIINTLVIIVGWKFLSTRTAIYTVVANTSISIFLDLTEHWKTGVDNFVINATFGGVLVGVGIGLVIASGGVIGGTSVIAKMLNKYFDIKTAQGIFVLDGLVVLSFLFVLPLTNVLFTIIMIFITERATSFIIEGFNPKKAVTVISSKNETISDKINSFTGRGSTILNGKGGYGKHKTSMLYVVVPQSQVTRVKKLVNEEDENAFLVIHDVRDVLGNGFINLS
- a CDS encoding Rqc2 family fibronectin-binding protein; amino-acid sequence: MAYDGLFTRKMVESLQFLVDGRIHKINQPENDTLLVVIRQNRKNHQLLLSIHPSFARMHLTNKKYDNPFDPPMFARVFRKHIEGGIVKAVRQIGNDRRVEIDVQSKDEIGDTIYRTIILEIMGKHSNLILVDDQRKIIEGFKHLTPNTNQYRTVMPGFQYETPPTQNKINPFEITGNKVIQYIDFNKGKIARQLLDHFEGFSPLITNEIVNRKRFMTNDTLPEAFDEVINEINHTPTPVFHKNHETGKEDFYFMKLNQFYDDVTEYDSLHDLLDRYYDARGERERVKQRANDLVKFVQQQLHKFQNKLNKLIDEQEGTKEKELQQLYGELITANIYRIKQGDKSVTALNYYTGEEVTIPLNPTKAPAVNAQNYYKQYNKLKTREHELHHQIDLTKENINYFESIEQQLAHISVNDIDDIRDELAEQGYMKQRKQSKKKKKQTMQLQEYVSTDGDTIMVGKNNKQNDYLTNKLAKKHQLWFHTKDIPGSHVVILSDDPSEETIKEAAMLSGYFSKAGSSAQIPVDFTEIKHVHKPSGAKPGFVTYDNQKTLYATPDYDHIQKMKVK
- the coaBC gene encoding bifunctional phosphopantothenoylcysteine decarboxylase/phosphopantothenate--cysteine ligase CoaBC codes for the protein MKRILLAVTGGIAAYKAIDLTSKLTQAGFDVRVMLTDHAQEFVTPLAFQAIGRNPVYTSTFIEQNPQEIQHVALGDWADAIIVAPATANTIAKLANGIADDMVTSTLLATETPKFIAPAMNVHMYENKRTQHNLVTLSSDGYYFLEPGEGFLACGYVAKGRMEEPLQIVERIKQYFNDIKQKAVPASSSFIGKHVLITAGPTVEELDPVRFLSNRSSGKIGYVLAESLAKRGAEVTLVSGPTHLTPPKHVDVVHVQSAEEMFEAVRSRFAKQDIVFKAAAVSDYAPVEMLDHKLKKQDGTLSVEFKRTPDILKYLGEHKESQYLVGFAAETQNIEAYAQKKLHNKNADVIIANNVGDRTIGFSSDDNDYTMYYKNGDAIPLGKHKKVELAEHILNSLETRWQ
- the rpoZ gene encoding DNA-directed RNA polymerase subunit omega, with translation MLQPPLNQLTSKINSKYLIATTAAKRAREIDEKPESALLTKYISEKPVGKALEEIADGVVFPDELFLKTY
- the pyrE gene encoding orotate phosphoribosyltransferase, translating into MAKAIAKALLEIEAVSLSPNDPFTWSSGIKSPIYCDNRVTLGYPEVRQHIRDGLCDLIETYFGDVEIVSGTATAGIPHAAYVSEKLALPMNYVRSKSKSHGKQNQIEGALSKGKKVVVIEDLISTGGSSITAVEALREAGADVIGVVAIFTYGLKKADEQFKQAQMPLYTLSNYNELIDVAKENGEISDNDIRSLVDWRDNLS
- a CDS encoding VOC family protein, with the protein product MAIPKITTFLMFNGNAEEAINLYVNTFEDAEILALVRYSESDEEPTGAVQHAIFRLKDQVFMAIDNMNGVDIEMNPAMSLYVTVDSAIEMERLFSKLKSGGAILMPKTEMPPFREFAWIQDKFGVNFQLALPEKN
- the pyrF gene encoding orotidine-5'-phosphate decarboxylase — encoded protein: MKNLPIIALDFDSTEAVDQFLDQFNEPLFVKIGMELFYQTGPQLIASIKDRGHDIFLDLKLHDIPNTVGKAMEGLSKLNIDLVNVHAAGGTEMMKQALNGLQKHNPDIKLIAVTQLTSTTETMLHKEQNIQTSIEEAVLNYATLAQSSGLDGIVCSPLEAKLVKNELGNDFLKVTPGIRPKDASSDDQKRITTPEDAKELGSTHIVVGRPITKSENPVASYHKIKESWLG